One Pseudanabaena sp. FACHB-2040 DNA window includes the following coding sequences:
- a CDS encoding EamA family transporter, with translation MVEGESWWVFALLSAVFAALTTIFAKIGVEAINSNLATAIRTVVILLVAWGIVLAQGQLPGLFEISRKTLLFLIMSGLATGLSWLCYFKALQLGPAALVAPLDRLGLVLVLVFSVLFLGEPLTLKTVLGVGLMLAATLVLIR, from the coding sequence ATGGTTGAAGGTGAATCTTGGTGGGTTTTTGCGCTGCTGTCTGCAGTTTTTGCTGCTTTAACGACGATTTTTGCCAAGATTGGGGTTGAGGCGATCAATTCTAATTTGGCTACAGCGATTCGCACAGTTGTGATTTTGCTAGTTGCCTGGGGCATTGTTCTGGCTCAGGGGCAGCTGCCGGGACTGTTTGAGATATCGCGCAAGACCCTTTTGTTTTTAATCATGTCGGGCCTAGCAACGGGGTTGTCGTGGCTTTGCTATTTCAAGGCGCTGCAGCTGGGGCCAGCTGCCCTAGTGGCTCCGCTAGACAGGTTAGGGCTGGTGCTGGTGCTGGTGTTCTCTGTGCTGTTTTTGGGCGAGCCGTTGACGCTCAAGACAGTTCTTGGAGTGGGTCTGATGTTAGCCGCTACACTGGTGCTGATCCGCTAA
- a CDS encoding DUF1636 family protein has product MSKHLLIVCEACGMSANLEKSEGQTSGTHLLEQLKQLHQTWPRRNELALETTSCLCICDHPCAVALVGTHKPSYLFGDLSPLSSAADLLIASELYLDSEDGFVPAFQLPSPLRSCRIARIPPAP; this is encoded by the coding sequence ATGAGTAAGCATCTTCTGATTGTCTGTGAAGCCTGTGGGATGTCAGCCAATCTTGAGAAATCTGAGGGGCAGACTAGCGGCACTCACCTGCTAGAACAGCTTAAGCAACTTCATCAAACCTGGCCTCGCCGGAATGAACTTGCCCTTGAGACCACGAGTTGCCTCTGCATTTGCGATCATCCTTGTGCAGTAGCCTTGGTAGGAACCCACAAGCCAAGCTACCTGTTTGGTGACTTGTCACCCTTGAGCAGTGCTGCTGATTTACTGATCGCTAGTGAGCTGTACCTGGATAGCGAAGACGGCTTCGTACCGGCCTTTCAGCTGCCTTCACCCCTCAGATCCTGCCGAATTGCTCGTATTCCTCCCGCTCCCTAA
- a CDS encoding ABC transporter ATP-binding protein, with translation MRPAHPSIWQLLWQLIRYAQRLYWSDTFLWLFILGLPAVPGLILREYFNTLTGDSALALSPWGWIALLLATGAARIVAIFAGRITKTQHRFMMSALVRHNLLGELLKRPGAEPLRLGPTGPTVAPGEVLSYFRDDVSQIEDTVVGTNEVFGAGVFALVSLGILLSVNWAITLLVFLPLCAIAALAHQAEHRLKRYRRASRQATQQVTGLIGELLSAVQAIKVAGAEAPVLSELERRCHIRQRLMVRDRVFSAVLDSGFENIISLGTGLVLLLAAQFMQSGQDPLSVGDLALFIYNLSFVTYFMSFLGGFLAVSKQSEVSFERMGELVGGWRGGRVDEREQGSGAGERGEPGEDSAVSSSTPYPSIPYPSTPHPSLALVAPNPLYLQDLLGRMPNRLPLQQRPLMQIETLQTLRAVGLTYRYPDTGGGISDINLTLKRGSLTVITGPVGAGKTTLLRVLLGLLSAQAGTVYWNQQQVEQPECFFVPPRSAYTPQIPELFSATLRENLLLGLEVSSERVEGAIATAIFDRDLATMPEGLNTLIGTRGLRLSGGQKQRAAAARMLLRQSELLVFDDLSSALDVETEQQLWAKLFEGRAGRQGSQGARTDSAPLPSHPSTPTCLVVSHRPAVLQKADWVLVLDQGRVQCEGPPSEVLSHYPELAAPSFEGGS, from the coding sequence ATGCGCCCTGCTCATCCCTCCATCTGGCAGCTGCTCTGGCAGCTGATCCGCTATGCCCAACGGCTTTACTGGAGCGACACCTTTCTGTGGCTGTTCATTCTGGGTCTGCCAGCGGTGCCGGGACTGATTCTCCGTGAGTATTTCAATACGCTGACCGGAGACTCTGCGCTGGCCTTGTCGCCCTGGGGCTGGATTGCGCTGCTGCTAGCCACCGGCGCAGCCCGAATTGTGGCGATCTTTGCCGGACGGATAACCAAAACCCAGCACCGTTTTATGATGAGCGCTTTGGTGCGGCATAACCTGCTGGGAGAGCTGCTGAAACGCCCAGGGGCAGAACCGCTGAGATTAGGCCCCACCGGCCCCACCGTAGCACCGGGAGAAGTGCTCAGCTATTTTCGAGATGACGTTAGCCAGATCGAAGATACGGTAGTCGGCACTAACGAGGTTTTTGGGGCGGGGGTGTTTGCTCTGGTGTCGTTGGGAATTTTGCTTAGCGTTAACTGGGCAATTACCCTGCTGGTCTTTTTGCCCCTGTGTGCGATCGCAGCTCTGGCCCACCAAGCCGAACATCGCCTCAAGCGCTACCGTCGCGCCAGCCGCCAAGCAACTCAGCAAGTCACCGGACTCATTGGAGAACTCTTGAGCGCCGTTCAGGCCATCAAAGTCGCCGGAGCCGAAGCCCCCGTCCTGAGCGAACTAGAACGTCGCTGCCACATTCGCCAGCGGTTAATGGTGCGCGATCGCGTCTTCTCAGCCGTTTTAGACTCTGGCTTTGAAAATATCATCAGCTTGGGGACTGGCCTAGTGCTGCTCTTGGCAGCCCAGTTCATGCAGAGCGGTCAGGATCCCCTCAGTGTTGGCGATCTGGCCCTTTTTATTTATAACCTTTCTTTCGTCACCTACTTTATGAGCTTTTTGGGCGGCTTTTTGGCTGTATCTAAGCAAAGTGAAGTGTCGTTTGAGCGCATGGGAGAGTTAGTAGGAGGGTGGAGGGGTGGGAGAGTGGATGAGAGGGAGCAGGGAAGTGGAGCAGGTGAGCGGGGGGAACCAGGAGAAGACTCCGCTGTTTCCTCATCCACCCCCTACCCCTCCATCCCCTACCCATCTACCCCTCACCCCTCCCTCGCCCTTGTCGCCCCTAACCCGCTCTACCTGCAAGATCTATTAGGCCGTATGCCTAACCGGCTGCCTCTGCAACAGCGGCCTTTGATGCAAATAGAAACGCTACAGACTCTGCGGGCGGTTGGCTTGACCTATCGGTATCCAGATACCGGGGGAGGCATTTCAGACATTAATCTGACGCTGAAGCGGGGCAGCCTGACAGTAATTACAGGGCCAGTGGGAGCCGGGAAAACGACGCTGCTGCGGGTGCTGCTGGGGCTGCTGTCTGCCCAGGCGGGAACTGTCTACTGGAACCAGCAGCAGGTAGAGCAGCCAGAGTGCTTTTTTGTGCCGCCGCGCAGTGCGTACACACCGCAAATTCCAGAGCTGTTTAGCGCTACTTTGAGGGAAAATCTGCTGCTGGGACTGGAGGTGAGTTCGGAGCGGGTGGAGGGTGCGATCGCAACCGCCATTTTTGACCGCGACCTAGCCACTATGCCAGAAGGCCTCAATACCCTCATCGGCACCCGTGGACTCAGACTCTCCGGCGGCCAAAAACAGCGCGCTGCCGCCGCCCGTATGCTGCTGCGCCAGTCCGAACTGTTGGTATTCGATGATCTCTCCAGTGCCCTAGACGTAGAAACCGAGCAGCAGCTATGGGCAAAACTGTTTGAAGGGAGAGCAGGGAGGCAGGGGAGCCAAGGAGCCAGAACGGACTCCGCCCCTCTACCCTCCCACCCCTCCACCCCCACCTGCTTAGTCGTCTCCCACCGTCCGGCAGTTCTACAAAAAGCCGATTGGGTGCTCGTTCTAGACCAGGGAAGGGTGCAGTGTGAAGGCCCACCGAGTGAGGTGTTAAGTCATTATCCTGAGCTGGCTGCCCCATCGTTCGAAGGTGGTAGCTAA